The Flavobacterium galactosidilyticum nucleotide sequence CAGCATGTAAGTCAACATAGGTATTATTACTATTGTGTAATTTTAAATTGAATGACGGTGATTGTATTATTGAAATTTGGGTATGATATAATTTGTTTCTTGAACTAGCTTCCTTTGTATTTGGAATAATTTCTTCTAATAAATTTGACTCTAAATTTTTGAGAGCTGAAAGCATTTCTTCAGCTGTTTTAAATCTATCTTCCGTATTGGTTTCAATTGCTTTTGAAATGAAGTTTGAAAATTCATTTGAAATACGAGGTTCAATTGATTTTGGAGTATTGGCTTTCCTATCTCGTATAGGCATTTTATTGGGATGCCAAGGATATTGTTTACAAATTAACTCAAATAAAGTAACACCTAAAGCAAACAAATCAGCGGATAAATCCCAGTTTACTTTATAATTACTTTCTATTAAATCAGGAGCTAAATATGGGTTTGTACCTACAAAATCTTTGTTTTGATTCATAGTTGAAGCTACATTAAAATCAATCAACACAAAACGTTCACCATTATCCCAAATGATGTTTTGCGGTTTAATATCCCTATGAATTATTGGTTTTTCTCTGTTTTGCATCGCAACTAATGCGGAAAGAATATCTACGCCAACATTATACGCTTGATGTATTGGTAGACTTATATCTGTTGAAGTATATTGTCTTAGATTCTCTCCTTCTAAGTATTCCATCAATGTGTAAAATTGACCGGAAGGTGTTTCACCATTCCACTTAAATTTGACAATATTTTGATGGTTTAATTCGATTAAAGCTGCGTATTCATCTTTTACAGAATTTACATTTACACTATCGTTAAAAAGTTTCAGCGTATAAAAATTATCTTGCAAGCGATGCTTTACCTTAAAAACTTTAGAATATCCACCTTTGCCTAAAACTTTATGTATTGCAAAATCGCCAATTGTATCTCCTTCTTTAATTTCTTCAAAAGATATTATTTTCGATGGCTCGTTTTTTTCCTCATCCTTTTTACTTTTAGTTGTATTTAAAGATATAGCATTGTCAATTATCTCTTGTAGTTTTTCAATACTTTCAATACGCAGAAACTCATCTGTAATTATAGTCTTAGAACAAATCTCGTCAATCCATTTAGGAAGATTAGTGTTTACATGAGATGGCATTAGATTATCTGGTAATTTACCTCCTAAATTATTTAACTCAAAAGGTGAGGAAAAAGGCTCTTTGTCTGTAAATAACCAATAAATCAATACTCCTAAAGAATAAACGTCTGAGGCAATAGAAGCATCACCAATAGTCAATTCTAATGGATGATAGGCAGTTGCATTACTTTGATTTATGGTTGGCATAACCGTATAACCTTCATCTGAATGGTCCATAAAATATGACTTACCAAAGTTTCCTAAATAAGCATATCCACTGTTTAAATAAATGTTGTCTGGATTGATGTCTCTATGGAAAATATTTTCTTTATGTGCTTCTTTTAAAGCCACCATTACGTTTTTGATAATATCAACCTTTTCTTTGAACGTAAATGTTTTAATTCGAGATTCAGAACGCAAAGAGTTTTCGTCCATGAGATCTGATATTTCGTAGAATAAATGGTTTTCCTCATCAATTCTAAAATCAACGTTTAAAATAAAAGGTTTTCCTTTTATATTTTTGAGTGCGTTGTATTGGTTTTTAATTTTGTCTTCTCTATTTTTTAATTCCTTAGGAGACAAACCAACCACCTGCATAGCGTACTCTTTTATTCTTCTGTTTGATGATGTCGATCCGATTTGCTTCGCCAAGTATTCTACAAAATTGTTTTCTTGATGAAGTATTTTGATAATTTCAAATTCATATATGCGTTTCTTTTCTTCTGCTCTTTTTTGATTTTGCTGACCTGTTAGATAATTAAGAATTGGCTTTTGAATGTCTTCAATTGCATCTTCACTTTTATTCAATTCACCGGCATCTGTAATAAAATTGATTAACCTTTTATTTAGTTGAAAGGTTAGTTTATCGTCTTCAGGAGTAATAATAGGAATGGTATAGTTATCATACGAAAGAGTAACGATATTTTGAACCCAAGCTCTTGCCCAAGATGGATTGAACTCTTTTAGCTTTGATGCTAAAATTGCCGATTTTTGCCGATTGGTTCTTAATGGATTTCTACGAGGTTGGTCGTTTAAATACCAAGTATTATCATCTCCTTCAATACGACCACGCCAATCTTTATTTTCAATATTAAAAATCGCATGTGGTGCAATTACAATTAGATCATATTCCCAATATTGAGTAAGATTATTTTTTGTGTTTGTAGAAATTAATTCAACATTAGGAATTAAAAAGAAATCATCTGGAAGATTGACTTCTAAAAAATCCATTAGTTTTTTTTCTCCAGCGTTTACTACACTATCAAAATAGGTGGGTTTAACTATTATTGCCATGCGTCTATTTCTTTTTCGATTAAGTCTATTGCTTGGTTTTCTTGTAAAATTGCTTGGTTTATATTAGATAAATAAATCTCAATTTTAGTTTCAATTAAAAGAATTTTGTCCTTATCTAAAATGGGAACTTTAATATCACCAATATATTCTTCATTTAAATGTAGAATTACAGACCCATAAGAGCCCGATACTAATGAATTAATACCAATATTAGATTTTAAAAATGCAAATAAATATTTATTGCTTACAGCAGAATTATCTTTAAGCACGATTCTAATTGCATCTTCAGATACTGCAAATCCTTCTATACAAGGTAATGAATAGACCGTGTCACCTAGTGTTCCGCTTCTAGTAGTTAAAAGCCAACCTTCTTTAACAATGAAGCCTTTTGAAGCTTTCTCGCTTATGAATTTTTCGGTTTTTGTAGGATTTGCTTTTTGCATTTCAGAAGTTGATAAAAATGGGATGCCATTTTGAACATAATTTCTTTTTGATCTTGGCCCTATAAATATACCGCTCGTTAAATCCTTAAGTGTTACAAATTCAATATTTTGTTTATTTATAATATTTTCAACATTTGCAGAAACAACATTATAATTAGCGTCAAATCTTTTTTTATGATCATTAATTTTATTTATACAAATATTAGAAGTAATATACCCACCAGATTTATATTTAATATCCATAAAATCAAACAATTCAAGACATTCCTTCAAATATTGATTTGCTTCAACTCGCAGATTGGCTGAGTCTACAATTAATTGATGAAGTAATTGTTGCTTCTTTTCCTCCAATAATGGTACTGGAATAGCTTTAATCATTTCTTCAGAAATATATGGTTGTACACCACCGGATGCTAATTTGTGGAAAAATGTATTACCATATTTAGATACTAAATAGGCATAAATATATCCTGATATTTTTTTATCTTTTGCAGTAATTCTAATTATATTATCAGAACCCATTGCTTTTAATTCTTCATATTCTGAATTAATGTAAGAAGTTTGTCCAATTGCACCAACCCGACCAGTTACAATCATTCCTTCTTTAAGCACAGATTTTTCGTCAAAACCATGTTTTTTTGAATTGAAATTACAATTTTCAAAAGGATTATTTTTTGAAATATCTGAATTGCTCAAATATGGATAACCTTTCTCTTTTGAAGTATAAATTCTTTTTGTACGTCCGGCAGTAAATATCTCAGAAGCTAAATTACCAAGAAAATCAAACTTCATTTTTTGAATTTTACTCGAATACAAAACTCCTTCAGATAAATGATAGGAACCATCAAACCTTAAAGAAGAATTAATTTCATTATAGTTTATTGTTGCGTATTTCATCTAAAATCTATTTTTGAATTTAATAAATTCTTCCACAATTTTTGGTAAGTCATCATCTAAAAGTTTCTGTTTTTCCTTACGTACTTTTACTTCTTTAATTTCGTCTTTATTTGTAATTACATATTTGTTTTCAACTGTATAAAGAATTTCAGCACCATCTTCGTCTCTAACATAAATAGGATTTCCTCTTCGGTCTTTCCCTAATTTCTCTGCAATTGCCATAAACACATCATAATCTTCATCCGTTTCGCGCGCAATATTTTTAGTATTATCTGTTTTCTTTTCTAAAAACAACAAAGAGGATTGAACACCCACTTGAGGTAAAAAGGCCTCAACTGCTAAATCTACAGAAGCTAAAATTTTGAAATTTTCTAAAATCCATTCTCTTACTGGTAAGGTGTTTGGATTTCCTAAAATACCATCGGGCAATACTATTGCCATTTTACCACCTGGTTTTAATAATTTGTAACAAGCTTCTATGAATAGTACTTCCGGAGCATCTGAATATTTAGATAAAAAGAATTTAGCGGCAATTTCTTGCTCTACCTTTACTTTAGCACCAAATGGAGGATTAGTAAAAATCATATCGAATTTACCGCGAGCATCATCAGTATAATTGTTATCGATGTCTTGCATTTTATCTAAGCTCTTTTTTATAGATGCTTTAATTTTTTCTAATTCGTTAGGATCTTCCCAGTTTGGGTAATCTAAAGAATTTACGTGAAAAATATTTGCGTGACCATCACCAGCCATCACCATGTTCATACGAGCTGCCTTTTTTAAATCTGGATCAAAATCAAAACCATAAATATTGGTTTCGGCATATTTACGAACTCTTTCATTTACTTCATAGGTATTGAATTTTTCAATTAGCAAAACCTCTTCCAAATCAGGATATAATTCTTTTGCAATTTGTTTCCTTACATGTTCTAATACCATAACTAAAAAACCTCCTGAACCACATGCCGGGTCCAAAACACGAGTTTTTTCGTTAGGATTAAGCATTTCAACCATTGCTCTAACAATGTTTCTTGGTGTGAAAAATTGACCTGCTTCTTGTTTTAAAGTGTTGCTTACAATAGTTTCATACGCCATTCCTTTTACATCGACAGTTGCATCTAGAAATGAATATTTAGCTAATTCACTAGCAATAAAAGCAATCCCTTTATCTGTAAGTGCTATTGCTTCGTTTCCATCGAAAACATCTGAAAAGGTACTTTCACCTTTTAATTCTTCAAATATATCTTTTATACGTTTGGCGACACTTTTTCTTCCTTCATCAGTATTTTTTTCTTTTATTCCAACCCAAAATTTTCTGCGGTATGATTCACCAGTTTCTATACAAATAAATCGTCTTTTTTCATCGTATAGTTTACAAAAGATAAGGTATAACAATTGCCAAAAGGCATCTTTTTTTCGCCCTTCATTGCCATAAATATAGTCGTGAGAACGTTTGAAAACCTTTATTAAAGAGTCATTTGCTGGTTTGCGGCTATGAGAACGGTCAGCACGATCAAGATCATCGATAGATTCACCATGTCCTGGAATATCTGCTAAATCAGAAAAGATAAAATCGAAACCTAAAGTATCGTCTTCTTTTTGAAGGTATTTTAAATCATTGCCATTCGTCCAAAGACCGAAATCACAATTATCTAAAGCAGCTAGAGCATTCTCTAAAGTGATGGTAACACCTTTCTTTTTATCGTTTTCCTTTATTTTCTCATCTTGAACGACTGCGATTCTAATAATGTCTTCTTGATTTTGATTGGAATTTTCTTGATAAACAACTACTTCAACTTTTTGTTTTTTTGTCTTAGCAGTGTCCGGATCTACGAATGTTATATTTATATCACGAGCAATGTTTTTTAAATCAAAACCATACTCTTCACTAAGCATACGGATTATAGATTGTATATTTTTTTCTTGTGAAGTTGCTTTTTTGGGTTTGTCTGTTAAAACACAAACTAATTGATTGTCTTCAATAATAATTTCTTCAGTTGCCATATTTAGTTTTGTTATTTTTTTAATTGATTTACGATTATTTGAATACATTCATATAATTCATCGAATTGTAAACCTGTGTGTGTTTCTATCATTTGATTTAAAAGTACGCTCCCTTCTTTCTTTTCTAGTTCAACATTTAGCGTGGCAATTAAAAAATCTAGAAGCTTTGCATTATCTTTAACTAACTCTTTTAGATCAATTCCTATTAAACTTGAACTAGCTTTAAGTTCAGTATAATTTTCAATATCATATACTTGATCATAATATTCTGTTGCTGCTCTTTCATCATTAATATTTAAATAGTTCTTCATAATGAAGACTAAGTCATCAGCATCTTTATTTACTTTTTGATTTCGGTCTCTCCAGGCAACAATTTTTAAAAGGAAGATGCCTATTAGGTTTACTACATCAAATTCAATTTCATCATCTAATGTTACAGAAACAGTTGCTTTTTGAACTTCATTAAAGCCTAATACAGTCATTGCGAAGTCTTGGTCTGGAGGCCAATAGATTTTATCATTTTCCTCCATTATATCTCCATACGGAACAATATCTAATTCAAATTTATCCAAATATAAAAACCTTTGTTTTTGATTTTTATCCTTAGAAAAATTATCAAGTTTAGTAAGTTCTTCTGAAATTTCTTTGAACTTTTCCCATTTATCAATAGTAATTGCAATATCAATATCTTGAGTTCTTCTTCCTGATTGCTCACCATTTATTTCTAAAATAATATCTCTTGCTGTTGCACCTATAACAAAAAATTTAACTCCTTCTTTTTCAAAAAAAGGAATTAATTCTTCGAGTAAAGGCTTCAATAATGGATGCTCTATTTTTTCGCTACTTATTTTATAACTCATTTTCTAATATCATTTTAGCAGCTTCTATATTTCTACTGTTATTTGTTCCCATTAAATCGGCATAAACAACCAGAGATGGTGCCAGATTATTATTAATTTTTGATAAACTTTCTAACCAACAAGTATTATAAATCTTAACATTACCGTTGTTATCAGGGATTAATTTTAACTCTTTGCCTAAATTTGTTAATTCCTCGTTTGAATAAATCGTATATTCCAGAGGTTTAAGGTAGTTTGTTATTTTTTCAGCAGCAGGTTCACCTCCGAAAAATATATTATTGTTTTTATTATTATTTACGGATAACCGTAATTGTTCAATATTTATAGCTTTATATGCTTTTCTAAACAATCTAGGCTTTAAGGTTTCATTGTACGCAATAAACCATCTTTCTATAAGTTCATCAATATTTTTAAGGATTCTTTTTTCTTTTGATTTTAAGATATAATTATTATTCTCTAATTCTTTCATTATTTGACTCACAGAACCTAACGCAATATTAGATTGATCAGCCAATGCTCTGTATGAAAAATCAAGAGATTCTTTATTAGTAATTAACAATAATATCAATTTCAAACCAGCTTCTTGAAATACTCTAGCTTGATTAACATTTTTAGGTTTGATATGTTTTTTTCCTTCAATAATTATCTTTAAATCTTTTGTGTTTATATAACAATTTCCTGCTACATCTAAATAATTGATTTTGTTTTCAATTAATGAATCTGCGACATCTTTTGCTATATATTCACCAACAAAAAGTGTGTTTTTATTGTTTATTATTGAATTCCTAAATTCATTTATTTGATTAATTATTATGCTCAAATTAGAATTTCTGGCGTTTTTCTTAGCTATACAATAAAACGTTTGATCATTGATTTGTATAACAGCGTCATAAGGCTTTCTGTTACTATCAATAGTAATTTCAGACTTTATAAGTTCTTGTAAATTAGAGAAGGCTTCGTAGACAAAATCATTATCCTTATACATAGTGTTCAATATTTATTAATGTTCATTGACAATGAACGTTCAAATATAATGAACATAATATTAACAAAAAAATTATTCTATGAAAAAAAACAACTTCAAATGTATTTAATATTAAAAAGGCAAGGAGGGTAAGGTAATTTGGGATAAAAGATTTTTTATTATTTTAAAAAATAAAAAACAGATTTATGTGGCTTTTCTGGCGCAAAGTGGAACTGCAACTTTATCGTTTTGCATTATTGTAGTCTTATGCTACCCGATTGTTTGAAATGGAAAAAAATAAAAAATGTTTGTTGTGTTTTTTGGTTACCCTGCCTGCCCTTTGAATTTAGTGCAAAATGGTAGAAAGAAAAGAAACAAAAAAAAGTGACTAAATATTGAATTTAGTCACTGATTAAATTGATTAGCACAGATAACAATTACTTTTGTTCTTCGTCTACAGTTTTGTTTTTATTGTCAACTTCTTCGTAGGTGTTTTCGATTAAAGCATATACTGCCAAGCCATTTTTTTTTAGTCTGATGAAGTTGTGTTTTTTTAATGCTTTCCCTAATTTGTTTATTGTTGCATCATTAATATTTATTTTAGCTTTTTCAGCAATTTTTGATGCTATCTGAGAAGCATTTAAAAAAATATTTGCTTTGTCTCTCTCGCAAGGTGAAAACCACGTTAACAATAATTCTTCTTCTGGGCTATGTAGTTGGTATTGTTCGTTATTTTCGGTGATGGATTTGATTTCTTCCTGATCAAACCAAAATCTAAAACCACTTTTAAAAAGAAACAAAGCTTGTGAAAAAGCCATATTAATATCCACATCGTGCTGGTATTTGATGCCTTCCAACTCGAAACAAAGAAACCTTCTACTTCCTGTACTATCGTTTAAGAACTGTGCTGTATTGACACTTCCAGCAAATGATGCGCGTCTTGGCATTGTTTCATTATTGTGTCCGTAGGCTTTTCTCATTCTGATTTGGGTTTTTGTAATGATTTCTTTGAGTGATCCAATTTCAGAACGGTTTAAATTTTCCAGCTCGTCCAAATTAATTAACATACATTCCGCTAGTTGTACCAATGTATCTTTATTGTTTGGGTTTATAGTACCGGAAAATAAATACTCTTTCAAAGGTTTTGGAACTAACTTTTCAACCCAAGTTGTTTTACCTAATCCTTGTTTGCCACTAAAGACAATTACAGTGTGATTGATTACTTTTTCATCTAGCACACATCCCACCATTGCCACCAACCATTTTTTGAAACATTGCTGCCAAAGGTCTTGTTTTGTGGTCGTTATTGTGTTGGCTAATTCGGTAATATAATCGGTCTTTTCATCATAAGTAGGCAAATTGAAAAAGTAATCTTCAAATGGATTGAACAGCTCACAAAAATCAGAATACAATAGATTTCTTAATGAAGATAAATTTGTTTTAATTCGACCTTTTAGACATTCGCGAAGCATTGAATTTTCAATAAAATCATTCATTACATTCCATTTCTTTTTGCCAAAATATTGAAACTCTAACTTACCTGAAACCATATTATGACGAAATACATATCTTGTTGATAAAAACAGCTCTAAACGGTCTATTTGAGTTGGTTTTGGTTTGTCTTCGTCGTCTTCATCAGTTGTATCTGTAATTGAAAAATTGGCTGCCTTTTTTGGTTTATTAGGTTGTTCAAATTTTTCATTTTTACCAAACTCGTGAATGTTACCATAGGCACTGTTTACTGCTTGTGTTACTTCCTTTTCATCATAGCCAAAATCTGTTAGAATATATCCTAGAGCTTCCTGTAATGCAATACCTTTTCGGTTTAGATTACACGCAAGTTGGTGTACGAATACGTTGCGACTACCATTCACGAATTGCACTTTTTTTTCAGTAAAATTTACGCAATGGTTGTAGATGGCATCGGTGTTGTCGGTTGTTGGTTGCACTTCGACAGGCTCAGTGTGACAAACGTTTTCAAGAGGCATCTCGACTGCGCTCGATGTGACAAAGGTTGAAGCGTTTTCATTTAGGTATAGATTTTCATCCCAGGAATAAAAACATAGTCTTGTTACATCTTTGCCTGATTTGTCGATTTCTAGTTTTAGAATACTTTCATAATGTGCTTGGACCAATAGAAATGCTTCTTTGTGATTTGCTTTGTCTGAATTTATTTTTACCAGAATTTTTAATCCGTTTCCAGATGGACTAATAAAACACGCATACGTGAACTCACTTTGTGCAGCTATCATCTTTGCATTTTGTAATTGTTCTTTGCTTAATTTGTCGATGTCGAGAATGATGCAATTTGAATATTCTGCCAAGAACTCCAATTTACGACCACCAACAAACTTACCTGAAGGTGTGAATGCCGGAAGTGATTTTTTGGCTTTGTTGTATGCTTCCTCTTTCTTTTCAGCCAGTGATTTACGCAAATAAATTATGCCGGGTTTGTACTTTCCTGTTTTGATTTCTTCTAAAATTGTTGGAATTGTTTTGTGTTCCACCACTTCGTTGAAATTCTTGAATATTGTTACCATAGTTTAGAGTTGATAGTTGTTGGTTGGCAGTTGTTGGTTCTCATTTGTGTGAAGTCTGCATTCACAAACTTCACAAGTTCCGTTGCAGCTGCTCATACTATCGTCCTTTAAATGATTTGTTGTAATGCTCCGTAAGGAGTTTTTCAACATCAGAAAGTTTGTAATAGATTTTGTTTCCCACTTGACTAAATGAAATTTTACCTTCGTCTCTCCAGGTTTGGGCTGTACGTTTTGAAATTTTCATCAATAATAGAAATTCTTGATTGTCCAGAAAGGTTTCTTTCTTAGGGTCAGCCTTGATAGAGATTTGGCTTTGAATTGTGTCTAATTTACTCATTAGATCTGTGAACTGGTCTTTTGTGAAGATAATTGCATCCATTTTTAAATGTTTTAAATTGTTATGGTGCAAATGTGAGAAGTAGTAAAAAGTCTTTTAGTCCCCACTTGGTCTCCAGGGGACCATTTTGTTTAAAGCAATTTGTCGATGTCCAGTCTTTTATGGGTGTTCGGACGTTTATCCTCTTTGGAAGGTTTGAGGATTGTTTTGACTGTTAGGGGACTTATTTCTTTACCCTCCTTATCCAAGAAGGAATTTACAATCCAATCCGCTAGATCGTTTGTGTTTTCGTCAATATAAGGTTTGCCATCAATAAAAAGTTCGCGATTTAATTGGTAAAACATATCTACTAATTGGTTTAGATTTCCATTGAATTTTAGTTTTTTGTTTGGATTTGGGCTGCTTAATTTTAGTTTTTGAGCTTCTTCAATTGCCGCTTGTATTTTTTGTAAGGCATAAATATTCTCTATTTCTTTGGTGCATTGTGCATCATAAAACGGTGTCTTTTGATTGATAAACTCAATATTAGCTTGTTGGTATTCAAACATTTCTTTTGTTAACAACAATATTTTTTGATTGTCATCATTGATATTATCCAACTGCTTTTTTATCTCATAAAATGAGAAATGACGGTCTTCACTTTCAGCATTAATGAATTTTTTAGGAGTTTTTACTACAGGTTCTTTTACTCTGGAAGATTGCAGCTCAGTTCGTTTTTTCTCGATTAAAAAATACAATTTATTGTATCTACTCATAGCTGTTTTGGAACTGAAAAAGGCTTCATTATTGGCTAATAATTTTTCGAGTTTACATATCCATATTTCCGGGTTCTTCACCTGGTTGAATTGATAATCGATAAATGCAGGAAATTGGGATTGTTTGAGTTCTAGAATTTTTGCAATTAAAGCATTGCAATAGTTTTGAATAGTGATTTTTTCTTCAACGATTATATCAAATAAAGGATTTCTGGCTAGAGCCGAAGGCACTGCCAATAATTCTACAAACGGAGCTGTTTGCATATTTTGATCCTTTGAATTCAAATTTTAATATGTTTTTTTTGGTATTCATTTAGTATTGAAAGGTAATTAAAAGCGGTTTTAAATTGGTTGCTTTTTGGAATTCCTAGTGTTTTCTACTGGAATTCGTTTATCACTCGTTTCGAATGCTTTAAAAATTACTTGTTTACTTTGTTGTAAAGTTATAAAATAAAAAAAATCCTTGTTAAAGGATTTTAGTTGAAGTTATTAACAATCGTTTATGGTCAATAAAATAGGTGCTTAACAGATTTTTTAAAAAATATAGTTGTCAACCGCTTTATCCAGTTCTTCGCTGATGATTTTGGCATATACTTGCGTTGTGCTGATGTCTCGGTGGTCCATCAATTTAGAAACGTGCTCAATTCTCATTCCATTATTTAAAGCATTGGTTGCAAAACTGTGTCTTGATAAATGGAAAGAAAGGTCGAAAGGGAGTTTTATTTTTGTCCCCAATTTTTTAAGATGCCAATTTGCCAATTTATTGAAAGCTGCTGTTTGAAAATAACGTTTTGCCTCGCTTTCCAAATAACCCTTTTTGTCGACAATAACCGGAAAGATAAAATCATCGTGATTGGCATTTTCTTTTTTGTATTTTTCTAAAATATCGATAGCCACTTTACCAATTTTAAACTGGTGTACTCTTCCAGTTTTACGAATGTGTTTGTTGATTTTATGTTCAGCTTCATTGTAATTAGAATATTGCATTTCGATAACATCACTAAAACGCAAACCTCCGGCATAAATAGAGAAAAGAAATAAATCTCTCCACATCATAGCTTTTTTTCCTTCTATGAGCTTTAAATTGGTTAAAGCATCAATCTGTACTTTATTAAGAAATAATCTTTTAGAAGAGCTGATTTTTAGGGTTATTTTGCTAAATGGAAACATAGTTTCGGGAATTACTTCTTCACGAATAGCATCCCTGAATATGGTTCCGAGCACAATTATGGAAAGGCGTTGCGTTGTATCTCCGTTGCCTAAAGTATCTCCTAAATGAAATTTATAGTCGTTTAATAGTGCTACCGTAATTTCATCAAAATACACATCCTTTGTTCCCATATATTTTTCAAATTTATCAACCTGAGAGGTGTATGCTCTGTAAGTGGAATAAGAAACAGTACTTTTGATTTTCTCTAATCTCTTTCTGGCATATTCAAAAAAGTTTGGCACTTCTTTTCCCTTTATGGCTTCTTTGAGCTTTTTAACCGATACGGTTTTTACTTTGCGTTCCATATCTGCAACCTGACCTTCAGCATCAGCGATCTTTTGAGATAATGCAGCATTCATCCGGGCACTGTTGGAATGGTTCTTTTTTACTTTCT carries:
- a CDS encoding nucleotidyl transferase AbiEii/AbiGii toxin family protein codes for the protein MSYKISSEKIEHPLLKPLLEELIPFFEKEGVKFFVIGATARDIILEINGEQSGRRTQDIDIAITIDKWEKFKEISEELTKLDNFSKDKNQKQRFLYLDKFELDIVPYGDIMEENDKIYWPPDQDFAMTVLGFNEVQKATVSVTLDDEIEFDVVNLIGIFLLKIVAWRDRNQKVNKDADDLVFIMKNYLNINDERAATEYYDQVYDIENYTELKASSSLIGIDLKELVKDNAKLLDFLIATLNVELEKKEGSVLLNQMIETHTGLQFDELYECIQIIVNQLKK
- a CDS encoding type IV toxin-antitoxin system AbiEi family antitoxin produces the protein MYKDNDFVYEAFSNLQELIKSEITIDSNRKPYDAVIQINDQTFYCIAKKNARNSNLSIIINQINEFRNSIINNKNTLFVGEYIAKDVADSLIENKINYLDVAGNCYINTKDLKIIIEGKKHIKPKNVNQARVFQEAGLKLILLLITNKESLDFSYRALADQSNIALGSVSQIMKELENNNYILKSKEKRILKNIDELIERWFIAYNETLKPRLFRKAYKAINIEQLRLSVNNNKNNNIFFGGEPAAEKITNYLKPLEYTIYSNEELTNLGKELKLIPDNNGNVKIYNTCWLESLSKINNNLAPSLVVYADLMGTNNSRNIEAAKMILENEL
- the mads2 gene encoding methylation-associated defense system DNA methyltransferase MAD2, which translates into the protein MATEEIIIEDNQLVCVLTDKPKKATSQEKNIQSIIRMLSEEYGFDLKNIARDINITFVDPDTAKTKKQKVEVVVYQENSNQNQEDIIRIAVVQDEKIKENDKKKGVTITLENALAALDNCDFGLWTNGNDLKYLQKEDDTLGFDFIFSDLADIPGHGESIDDLDRADRSHSRKPANDSLIKVFKRSHDYIYGNEGRKKDAFWQLLYLIFCKLYDEKRRFICIETGESYRRKFWVGIKEKNTDEGRKSVAKRIKDIFEELKGESTFSDVFDGNEAIALTDKGIAFIASELAKYSFLDATVDVKGMAYETIVSNTLKQEAGQFFTPRNIVRAMVEMLNPNEKTRVLDPACGSGGFLVMVLEHVRKQIAKELYPDLEEVLLIEKFNTYEVNERVRKYAETNIYGFDFDPDLKKAARMNMVMAGDGHANIFHVNSLDYPNWEDPNELEKIKASIKKSLDKMQDIDNNYTDDARGKFDMIFTNPPFGAKVKVEQEIAAKFFLSKYSDAPEVLFIEACYKLLKPGGKMAIVLPDGILGNPNTLPVREWILENFKILASVDLAVEAFLPQVGVQSSLLFLEKKTDNTKNIARETDEDYDVFMAIAEKLGKDRRGNPIYVRDEDGAEILYTVENKYVITNKDEIKEVKVRKEKQKLLDDDLPKIVEEFIKFKNRF
- the mads6 gene encoding methylation-associated defense system protein kinase MAD6; amino-acid sequence: MAIIVKPTYFDSVVNAGEKKLMDFLEVNLPDDFFLIPNVELISTNTKNNLTQYWEYDLIVIAPHAIFNIENKDWRGRIEGDDNTWYLNDQPRRNPLRTNRQKSAILASKLKEFNPSWARAWVQNIVTLSYDNYTIPIITPEDDKLTFQLNKRLINFITDAGELNKSEDAIEDIQKPILNYLTGQQNQKRAEEKKRIYEFEIIKILHQENNFVEYLAKQIGSTSSNRRIKEYAMQVVGLSPKELKNREDKIKNQYNALKNIKGKPFILNVDFRIDEENHLFYEISDLMDENSLRSESRIKTFTFKEKVDIIKNVMVALKEAHKENIFHRDINPDNIYLNSGYAYLGNFGKSYFMDHSDEGYTVMPTINQSNATAYHPLELTIGDASIASDVYSLGVLIYWLFTDKEPFSSPFELNNLGGKLPDNLMPSHVNTNLPKWIDEICSKTIITDEFLRIESIEKLQEIIDNAISLNTTKSKKDEEKNEPSKIISFEEIKEGDTIGDFAIHKVLGKGGYSKVFKVKHRLQDNFYTLKLFNDSVNVNSVKDEYAALIELNHQNIVKFKWNGETPSGQFYTLMEYLEGENLRQYTSTDISLPIHQAYNVGVDILSALVAMQNREKPIIHRDIKPQNIIWDNGERFVLIDFNVASTMNQNKDFVGTNPYLAPDLIESNYKVNWDLSADLFALGVTLFELICKQYPWHPNKMPIRDRKANTPKSIEPRISNEFSNFISKAIETNTEDRFKTAEEMLSALKNLESNLLEEIIPNTKEASSRNKLYHTQISIIQSPSFNLKLHNSNNTYVDLHAAIQNALERFKDNIEKYKTSIDLGEKIKLVLKVDDEMIINEVFWNGGARNFNPGNVDRVYNAIKDLFDKNKDKIKSHKISVEGINMVDYVNSLYSQSKYGNFGTRVNIKTSELDDETYTPTKLDKTLLPAIIDGKYKLVIITGNAGDGKTAFVKKIEQNPSVKNIHHFEHNNGARFMINGVNYESNYDGSQDEKDIDNTAVLEKFFNPFENLLNYNRAPEGRIIAINEGRLVEFLTTSTKHKKLSKSIEDYFYEEGNVDLPEGILVINLNLRSVVSDNDAIGSLFKKQVKQLTRKELWRNCEGCDLANSCFINYNVKTLNDDISGDSVINRLEWLLRTVSLKRELHITMRDIRSFIAFLLTRDVACEDIPELVENNKNEIESLWQYYYFNISNPKIIDSGNKDRLIKLIRETDIGEVAIPNLDRELFFNKHYHKDYLLFEERNFDFLEIFNEAKNYKAAYDQSDEYIERIRNRQKVFVRHQFYEGKFFGKINTIHKSNDGENKNVELGKPGYLLRLPYKSVYDFVNVLSKSELDDSIKKSISRAVSLNEGCNNQDLDEKNLVLASTEIKDLYGKSFKLFPLEEFDLFVNKSEHLTKYIEYEADSLIFRHKKHKHISLTISLDLYEMLHFIQKGFSPSLNDLKGKFVELIVFKNLLENLKYDEIVVTPNNKEFFSIKKMGSSKITIKKVTI